AAAGCTCTTTATCTCTTCCCGCACAACCGAACAAACCCGTCTTTCGCAAGCAATTCAACTTGTGTACTTTACACGATCCTAAACATTCGAAGACAGCCACGTAATCTGTCTTAAATCGTATCCACCTATGCTAAACAAAGTCTTTTTTCCGGGGAAATATATTCAGGGAGCAGGCGCGCTCGACGAGTTGCCTGAGCTTATCCGCTCATTCGGCAAATGCGGCTTGCTGCTCGGGTCGCCGACGGTGCTGGAAACAATCCTTCCGGACAGCGGTCTGGATGTTCAAAGCGGGCTGTTGAATACCGAGCTGTTTCATGGCGAGTGCTCGGCAACCGAGCTGTCGAGACTGGAAAAAGTGATCCGTGAGCGGAAAAGCGACGTGCTGGTGGGTATGGGTGGCGGCAAAACGATCGACGCTGCCAAGGTCGCTGCTGATCGCGCTGGCGTTCCGGTCATCATCGTACCGACCATCGCATCAACCGATGCTCCATGCAGCGGTTGCGCCGTGGTCTATTCCGACGATGGCGCGTTCGAATCGGTCGCGTATCAGAAATCGAATCCGGCGGCGGTGCTGGTGGATCTGAACATTATCGCCAAGGCTCCGGCCCGGTTCCTCGTAGCTGGTATGGGCGACGCACTGGCCACCTGGTTCGAAGCGCGCTCGTGCAGCGCCACCAAATCCCCGAATTCGTGCGGCGGACTCAGCACCCTGACCGGCCTCAGCCTCGCGCAGCTCTGTTACGACACGCTACTCCAGTACGGAAACGCGGCCCGCATCGCAGCTGAACAGCAGGTGATCACGCCCGCACTTGAACACATCGTCGAAGCCAACATCCTTCTGAGCGGTGTGGGATTTGAGAGCGGCGGACTGGCCAGTGCGCATTCGATTCACAACGGACTCACGGCGCTGCCCGAAACGCACCGCTTTTATCACGGCGAAAAGGTGGCGTTTGGCACGCTTGCGGGACTGCACCTCACCGATGCAGATCCGGCTGAAATCGAGACAGTGTACAGCTTCTGCGAACAGGTCGGCCTACCGACCACGCTTGCCGACATCGGCCTCGAAAACGCCGACCCTGCGAAACTGATGCCGGCTGCCGAAAAAGCCTGTGCTCCGAGCGAATGCATCCACAACGAAGCCGGAACAGTCACGCCAAACAAAGTGCTGCACGCCATGCTTGCCGCCGACGCTTACGGCCAGCAGCGCAGGCGAAAGGTCTGATTCCCCCTCGCCGAAAGCCGCAGCTTTTGACTTATCCCGGCGGATTCGCTACTATTCTTACACGGCCTGACCTTTCAAGCCAACCGGGCAGACCAGCCCTCTGTGCCTCCAAAAGAGATCGATCTGCCCAACAGAAGCGGGAGAATCGTGACCGAGCAAGTAACAAAGCCGGAACATTCGGGAATCGTCACTTCGATCCGCGGAAGCGTGGTCGATATGCGCTTCGATGAGCTTCTGCCGTCGATCTACTCGGTCGTCAAAACCGGGCGAGAGATGGAGGTGGTTATCGAGATTCTCATGCAGCTTGACCGTCGCCACGTGCGAGGTATCGCCCTGACGCCGACCGAGGGCCTCTGCCGCGGCATGAAAGCCCTGAACACCGGCGCACCGCTCAAAGCTCCCGTCGGCAAAGGGACGCTGTCCCGCATGTTCGACGTCTTCGGCAACGCCATCGACCGGGGCGGCCCGCTCTCCAACGTCACCTGGCGCTCGGTGCACGGCGCGCCTCCCCCGCTCTCCCGACGCTCGACGAAAGCCGAGGTGTTCCAGACCGGCATCAAGATCATCGACCTGCTCGTGCCCCTCGAACGCGGCGGCAAGGCCGGACTGTTCGGCGGCGCGGGCGTCGGCAAGACCGTGCTGCTGACCGAGATGATCCACAACATGGTGAGCACGGAGAGCGGCGTGAGCATCTTCTGCGGCATCGGCGAGCGGTGCCGCGAGGGCGAGGAGCTCTATCGCGACATGAGCGAGGCGGGCGTGCTCGACAACATGGTGATGGTGTTCGGCCAGATGAACGAACCGCCCGGAAGCCGCTTCCGCGTTGGCCTTGCCGCGCTGACGATGGCCGAGTACTTTCGGGACGACCTGCATCAGGATGTGCTGCTGCTCATCGATAACATCTTCCGCTTCATCCAGGCCGGTTCGGAAATTTCCGGCATGACCGGCCAGATGCCCTCCCGACTCGGCTACCAGCCGACCATCGGCACCGAACTCTCCGCCCTCGAAGAGCGCATCGCCAACACCGGCACGGGCGCGATCACCTCGATTCAGGCGGTCTATGTGCCCGCCGACGACTTCACCGACCCGGCAGCGGTGCACACCTTTTCGCACCTCTCGGCCTCGCTGGTGCTGTCGCGCAAACGGGCGGGAGAAGGGTTCTACCCGGCGGTCGATCCGCTCTCGTCCGGCTCGAAGATGGCCGGCGAGAGCATCGTTGGTCGCCGCCACTACGATCTGGCGCGCGAAGTGCGGCGGGTACTCGCGCAGTACGCCGAGCTGAAGGACATCATCGCCATGCTCGGCCTTGAACAGCTCTCGGCGGAGGATCGTCGCCTTGTCGGACGGGCTCGACGGCTCGAACGATTCTTCACCCAGCCATTTTTCACGACCGAACAGTTTTCCGGGCTCAAAGGCAAAAGTGTGCCGATTACCGATACCATCGACGGCTGCGAACGCATCCTGCGCGACGAGTTCGAGAACTACCCGGAACGGGCGCTCTATATGATCGGCTCCATCGCGGAAGCTCAAGAGAAAGTCGAGATCGAAAAGAACGAGACCGCCAAGCAGCCAGAAGCGGGAACAATGACTCAAGGGTCAGCAACAGTCAAACCGGAAGGAGGAAACTGAAATGCTTGCCGACTCGATGCATCTGAAAATCCTGCTGCCGTACAAGGTGTTCGCCGTAAAAGAGAATGTGGTGGACATCGTGGCCGAAACGGAGAAGGGCTCCTACGGCGTTCTGCCGAACCGGCTCGACTGCATCGCGCCGCTTGTGCCGGGCATTCTGATGTATAAGACTGCCAACGAAGGAGAAACCTTCGTTGCGGTCGATCAGGGCATTCTCGTCAAAACCGGCCCCGAGGTCGTCGTATCGGTGCGTCACGCCATTGGCGGTGTCGATCTCGGCCAGCTCGAATCGGCGGTGAAGCAGCAGTTTCTCGATCTCGATGAGCGGGAACGCAGCGTGCGCGGTACGATGGCCAAGCTGGAGAGCAGCTTCATCCGGCGCTACATGGAGCTGAAGCATGAATGAACGCGAGCACGGCAAACTGTCGGCAGACGAAAAGCCGCTTGAAAAGCGCGTCGGCGACAGTGAACTGCGCAAAATCATGGCGCGGAAAAACGCGAACCGGAGCATCTGGGAGGGATTCGCTATGTTCGGCATCATCGGCTGGGCGGTGGCGATTCCGACGCTCGTCGGCGTGGCGGTCGGCGTCTGGCTCGACCGGCACTACCCGTCGCCTCACTCCTGGACGCTGACCATGATCGTCATCGGCGTAGTGATCGGCTGCCTGAACGCCTGGCACTGGGTCTCGGAGGAAAACCGGAATATCGACAAGGAGGAGTGACATGACAACGAATCTTCTGGCAATACTCGGCGGCTTCGCGCTGGGATTGTTCTACTTCGGCGGACTCTGGCTGACGGTCAGGAAGGGACTCTTCTCGCCGCACCCGGCGCTGCTGTTCCTGACAAGCTCGCTGCTGCGCACGGCGGGCGTGATCGGCGGATTCCTCCTCATTTCGGCGGGCGATCCGGTGCGTCTGCTGCTGGCTGTCGGCGGATTCGTGGCGGCAAAAGTGACGAGCATCGTCCTCGGACGCCGCGACGGCGCGTCGGAACATCGCGGCAAAAAGGAGACACCATGCATCTGAGCAGCGACGAGGTCGTCCTCTGGCAGTCGGGTTTTCTGAAGCTCAACCTGACCATCGTCACCACCTGGGCGGTGATGCTGCTGCTCGCGGGCGGTTCGTGGCTCATCACGCGGCGGCTCTCGACCGGCATCACGATTTCGCGCTGGCAGAGCGTGCTGGAGATCATCGTTACGATGGCGCGTCGGCAGATCGGCGAGGTCGGCCTGCAAAAGCCTGAAAAGTACCTCCCCTTCATCGCAACGCTCTTCCTCTTCATCGCCACGGCGAACCTCTGCACGGTCATTCCCGGCTACGAACCGCCGACCGGTTCGCTCTCCACCACGGCGGCGCTCGCGCTCTCGGTCTTCATCGCGGTGCCGCTCTTCGGAATCGCGGAGAGCGGCCTCGTGGGCTACCTGAAAACCTACGCCGAACCGACGCCCATCATGCTCCCCTTCAACATCGTCGGCGAGCTGACCCGCACGATGGCGCTTGCCGTGCGTCTGTTCGGCAACATGATGAGTGGCGACATGATTCTCGTCATTCTGCTGACGATTTCACCGCTCGTCTTTCCGGTGCTGATGAACATCCTCGGCCTCTTGACCGGCATGGTGCAGGCCTACATTTTCAGCATCCTGGCCACGGTCTATATCGCCGCCGCAACCAGAACGCGCGAAAAATCAACAAGTTAACCAAACGAGAAACCATCATGGATACGCTCACCATCATCGCGATTGTCTCCATCGCCACCGCGGGACTGTCGATCGGCATCGGCGTCATTGGCCCGGCACTCGGCCAGGGACGGGCCGTTTCGTCCGCCCTCACGGCGCTCGCCCAGCAGCCTGACGCCGCCTCCACCATCACCCGCACGCTCTTTGTCGGACTGGCCATGATCGAATCGATCGCGATCTACTGCTTCGTGATTTCGATCATCCTGATCTTCGCCAATCCGTTTTGGAACCACGCAATTGCTCAAGTTGGAGGCCACTAATGCTGATCGACTGGTTCACGGTTGTAGCGCAGCTCGTCAATTTTCTGATCCTGATCTGGCTGCTGAAGCGCTTTCTCTACCAGCCGGTGCTGAAAGCGCTCGACGAGCGGGAAATAAAGATCGCCACCGAGCTTGAACACGCCGCGAGCGTCGAAGCCGAGGCCTCTCGCGAGAAGGCCGAGTGGCAGAAGAAGAACGACGAGTTTGCGCAGCAGCGCCAGCAGATGATGAAACAGGCAACGGACGAGGCCACGACCCGGCGCAGCGAGCTGCTCGACGAGGCGCGACAGGAATACGACGCGCTTCATTCGAGACTGCTCGAAACCCTGAAGCGCGAAGAAGCCGAGCGGCAGGAGGAGGCCGAACGGCGAGTAAGCGACGAAATCTTTTCGGTGGCCGGAAAGCTGCTGACCGAGCTCGCCGACGAGTCGCTCGAATCGCGGATTATCGACAAGTTCTGCCGCAAGCTCGAAGCGGGCGGCCCGGAGATTGCCGGACAACTCGAAGGACAAAACGGCGCAGCGAAGCAGGCCATCGTGCGCAGCACCTTCCCGCTCACGCCGGAGCAGCGTGAAAAGGTGAGCGGCACGATAACGACGTTGCTCGGCGTGGAGACTCCCCTTTCATTCGAGCAATCGGATAAAGCCGGATGCGGCATCGAGCTGTGCGTGGATGGCTTGTGCATTTCGTGGCACTTCCAGGCGGCGCTAGACGCGCTGAAGCGAGCCGCCGACGAGTACCGTGATCGTGAAACGGATAACGGAGCGGCGGATGCCAGATAAAAGCGGACATCCTCTGGACAAGGCACTCGACAGTGTCCGGCAGGCACGCGAAGGGTGGTCGGCTGATCTGGCGCTCGTCGAGGAGGGCGTCGTGCGGACAGTGCTGAACGGCATCGTCAAGGTTGACGGCCTGCCGGGCGTCGGCTACGAGGAGCTGGTGCGATTTCACGAAAACCTTTACGGCATCGCCTTCAACATCGATCCCGGCGAGGTGGGCGTGGTGCTGCTCGGCGACTACGCCCGACTCAGAACTGGCGACAGGGCGTGGCGCACGGGCCGCGTTACCGACGTGCCGGTCGGCGAGCAGCTCATCGGGCGCGTGATCGATCCGCTCGGCCAGCCGCTCGACGAACTCGGCCCAGTCAAAACCACCAAGCGGTGGCCGATCGAGCGCCCCGCCCCGCCCATCATGGATCGCGATCCGGTGACCGTGCCGCTGCAAACCGGCATCAAGGTGATCGACGCCATCGTGCCGGTCGGGCGGGGCCAGCGCGAGTTGATCCTCGGCGACCGGCAGACCGGCAAAACCTCTGTGGCGCTCTCGGCGATGATCAACCAGCGCCAGAACGAGGTGCTATGCATCTACTGCGCCATTGGTCAGAAAGCGGCTTCCGTCGCCAAGGCGGTCGCGGTCTTGCGCGACCACGGCGCAATGGAGCACACCATCGTGCTGGTCACCGAAGGCAACGACCCGCCCGGCCTGCAATACATCGCGCCGTACGCCGCCACCAGCATCGCCGAATATTTCATGCAGCAGGGGCGCGACGTGCTGATTGTTTACGACGATTTGACGAATCACGCCCGCGCCTACCGCGAGCTGTCGCTGCTGCTCAAGCGCCCGCCCGGACGCGAGGCTTTTCCGGGCGACATCTTCTACATCCACTCTCGGCTTCTGGAACGTGCCACGCACCTGCGCCGCGAACTCGGCGGCGGCTCCTTGACCGCTCTGCCGATCATCGAAACCGAGGCGCAGAACATCTCGGCCTACATCCCGACCAACCTGATCTCGATCACCGATGGCCAGCTCTATCTTTCGCCGACGCTTTTCGAGCTTGGCATTCTGCCCGCCGTTGACATCGGCAAATCGGTCTCGCGCGTTGGTGGCAAGGCGCAACTCGCGGCCTACCGCGCGGTCACCGGCAGCCTCAAGCTCGCCTACGCGCAGTTCGAGGAGCTGGAAAACTTCGCCCGTTTCGGCACGCGGCTGGACGAAGCGAGCCGCAACATCATCGAGCACGGCCAGCGCATCCGCGAGTGCTTCAAGCAGGACGAATTCGACGTCCTCTCGCTGCCCGAGCAGATGCTCATTCTGCTGGCGCTGACCGAAGGGAGCTTCGAGCGGATCGGGCTTGAGGCGATACGCGAGGCGATGGACAAGGTGCAGGCATCGGCATCGGAATTACCGGAGGAGCTGGTGGCGCGAATTCTCTCCGGCAAGGAGCTTGCCGACGACGACCGTCTTTTCATGCTCGAAATCGCGAACCGGGCGCTCGAACAGTTCGGAAAAAGCTCATGAGCGAATCGATTGAACTTCTGCGCAGCAAAATCGCGCACGCGGGCACACTCGGCTCGGTGGTTCGGACGATGAAAACGCTCGCCGCAGTCAACATCCGCCAGTACGAAGAGGCCGTCCGGGCACTCGGCGACTACTACCGCACCATCGAACTCGGTCTGTTCGGCAGCCTGCACCTCACCGAAAACGGCCACTCGGCATTCCGGCGCCAGCACAGCCGGAAGGTGCTCGTCATCGCCATCATTTTCGGCTCCGACCAGGGGCTGGTCGGCCAGTTCAACGACCTCATCGCCGACACGGTGAAGCAAGAAATCGCAACCATCTCCGGAGAGATTACCGTTATTCCGGTCGGCGAGCGCGTGCAGACGAGGCTCGAAGACGCAGGCGTCCACACCAGCACGCTCTTCGCTCTGCCGAACTCGGTCAACGCCATAACCCCGCTCGTCGGCGACCTGCTCACCGAGGTCGAGCGGCTGCGCGAAAAGGCACCGGCCATCGAACTCCGGCTCTTCTACAACAGCCCGGTCAGCGGCGAACAGTACCAGGCAGTCTCGATGCACCTCTTGCCGTTTGACGAAGAGTGGGAAAAGCAGGTTAAAAGCCATGTCAGAAAATGGCCGACCAGTTCGCCACCGGAAATACTGAACGGCGTGCGCACCGTGCAGTGGGCGCTGGTTCGGGAGTACCTCTTCGTCTCGCTCTTCCGTGCCTGCGCCGAATCGCTCGCTGCCGAAAACGCCAGCCGCCTTTCGGCCATGCAGCGAGCCGAAAAAAACATCGACGACATGCTCGAAGAGCTCGGCCAGCGCTACAACGAACGCCGTCAGGCGGAGATCGACGAAGAGCTGTTTGACGTCGTTTCCGGCTTTCAGTCGCTTGGCGAGAACAAATAACAGCAATGGGTTAACGCTCATTGAGCATGCGCACCGCCCCGATCTGAAAATATCCGGCAGGTTTTCCCGATAAACATGCTAAATTCTGCCCTTTGCGCACTATGAATACATTGCCCTGACTTTTTCACCCATCACATCTTCCATGCAGTTTTCCGCACTCGGCCTTATCGATCCGCTCCTCAAAGCTCTTGACGAAGAGGGCTACAGCTCCCCCACCCCCATTCAGGCCGAAGCGATTCCGCTACTGCTCGAAGGTCACGACCTGCTTGGCTGCGCCCAGACCGGCACCGGCAAAACCGCTGCGTTCGCACTTCCGATTCTGCAACTGCTGCATCAGGATCAGGAGCACGGACGCAAGCGCAAAATCCGGTGCCTGGTGCTGACGCCGACGCGAGAACTTGCCCTGCAGATCGGCGAGAGCTTCGAGGCTTACGGTCGCCATACCGGACTAAAAAGCACCGTGATCTTCGGCGGCGTGAACCAGAACCCGCAGACAAGAACGCTTGCAGGCGGCGTGGATATTCTGGTCGCCACGCCGGGCCGACTGCTCGACCTGATGGGACAGGAGCATCTGCACTTGCGCGACATCGAATATTTCGTGCTCGACGAGGCCGACCGGATGCTCGACATGGGCTTTATCCACGATGTAAAAAAAGTGCTTGCTGCACTGCCAAAGAAAAAGCAGTCGCTCTTCTTTTCGGCGACCATGCCCCCGGCCATCGTCAATCTGGCCGCATCGATTCTGCACCAGCCGAAAAAGGTGACCGTCACGCCGGTTTCATCGACTGCTGAAATCATCAACCAGCACATCCTGTTCGTTGACCGCGAGAACAAAAACAGCCTTCTCGAACATCTGCTGCAAAACCGCGACATCTCGTCAGTTCTTGCATTCACCCGCACCAAACACGGCGCCGACAAGGTCGCGAAATTCCTGACACGTAAAAACATCAAAGCCGAAGCTATCCACGGCAACAAATCGCAAAACGCCCGCCAGCGAGCGCTCGGCAACTTCAAAAGCGGCGAAACCCGTGTGCTGGTCGCCACCGACATCGCGGCCAGAGGCATCGACGTGGACGACCTCGAATACGTCATCAACATCGACCTGCCCAACGTAGCCGAAACCTACGTCCACCGCATCGGCCGCACAGGCCGGGCTGGCAACCGCGGCACGGCCTACTCCTTCTGCAACGCCGAAGAGAAAGAGTACCTGCGCGACATCGAAAAACTGATCGACAAATCGATTACGGTTATCGACAACCATCCGTATCCGATGATGAACTTCGAGGTGGAAGCGCCGAAGCCTATAGTATCGAAGAAAGGCAATGGAGGTCAGCAAAAACCGAAGGAGAAGGAGAAGAAAGCAAAGCAGGACTCAGCTACGAAAAGCTCAGGGCGCAAAAGAAGATACTTTGGGAAACGGGGCTGAACTGAAACGATTTCAGTATCACACAAAATCGGGCCCAAAAAGCAGATTAAGATAATAAGCGATGCCTTTTGTGGTCCGATTTTGTGTGAAAAGCCAGACGTTTTATTCTGGAGAATATACCTTTAACGTATAATCTCCATTGGAGAAACGAACAACTACTGTATCGCCACTTTTAGCATTTATTTCAAGATGCTTATCAGATTTTTCAGGCATGTTTACTTTGCATGAGATTTTATGGTCGTCCTCATCACACTTACCACCGACACCCCATTCAAATATATCGCTTTGTTCGCATTCAAGGTGATTTGAATGTTTGAAATGGCTTGGCAAATGCAATTCAAAAACCACTTCTTTTGACTTGCCATTATCTTCAATTTCATTGATTACTTTAATAGCCATGAGGTCCTCCAAAAATATTTTCGATTGAAAAGAGTAGAAATTCACTAATCATTAAGCTTTATCTAAAAAATTTTGATCCTCCTTTTTATTGTCGTTCTTGTGCCATAAAAGAGCTCATATACTTTCTATATAAAACACCAGATTCTTAATTTGATTTAAAACAAAAAAGCATAGAGACAACCAAAACTTTATAACTAATCTTATTTAAAAAAAATTAGCCGCCTTAAAGCGCTGCTTTTTGAGCGTTATCATAACAGCCATTATAACACAACTCATGCTGCTTAAAGGCTCTAAACGGTTTTGTTGATAAAGTTAGAAGGTGAGTGCAGAAAATAAAGACTCTACGATCTGCTTATTCAAAACTTTTTGCACCCAAAAATGAGAAAACAAACAATCTAACCCTACATTTCATGCCATAATTTTTTGGAAAAATAAATAATGCTTATAGATAGGAAAAAGCATATTGGACCCACAAAAAACACTACTTTTTCTTGAAAAGATGAATGTCACCTTGAACTTATAACAATGCGCTGCTTGAACTATACTTAGGGGTAGTTGATGTATGTGCAAGGTGTATATCTGTTTTCAACATACAAAAACAAGAACACAAAATCCAACATTTTTCCCTTAAAATGCCCACAATAAAAAAACCGGGAGCCTGCTTTGCAGCAAACTCCCGGCTGGAAGAATTCTTCGGATATGTGGATGTAGCTTTTATCCCACCTCTTTACCGGCCATAACGAGGGTCGGCGGTGCACCGAGGTGCTTACCGGCAAGCAGAACGTTCCAGTAGAGCGCCTCGAAGCCGAGTTTGCCGTACCAGTTCATCTTGGTCTCTTTGAGGAGGGTGAATGGGCCGAGCTTCGGCATCGGGAATTTGCCCGGCAGCGGCTCGATTTTGTAGTTGAAGTCGATCAGCGACGAAGAGCCTTTTGAATAGACGATGAAGCAGGTCGAGTGGCCGTCGAAAATCTCTTCCGGCTTCGCGCCGTAAATTTCCGCCATGATGTTGAACACCACGACGTCCGCCTCATAGTGCGCAACCGAACCGGCTTTGGAGGTCGGCACGTTGGTGGCATCGCCAATCACATACACCCCATCGTGCTTCAGCGCCTTCAGAGTATTGTGGTGCGTCGGCACAAAGCCAAGGCCATCGTCCATTTTCGAGTTGGTGATAACCGGGTCGCCGCTGGTTGTCGGTACGGTAACAAGCAGATCGTAATTGACCTTGTCGCCCTGCACTGACTCAATAAACTTCTCCTTACCATCCACACGGTTCAGTTCAAAACCGGGAGTGATCTTGATATTCTTTTGTTTTGCAGCCTCAGTAAAGACAGCCGTAGCTTTCGGTTTGGTGAACGCACCCGGCAGAGGCGTCACAAGCTCGATCTCGGTTTTATTCCTGATGCCCTTGCTTTTGGTGTACCAGTCTGCCAGAAAAACAAACTCGATCGGCGCAACCGGGCATTTGATCGGCATTTCGGCGATATTCATCACAATCTTGCCGCCTTGGAACTCATTGAGCTTCTGGCGGAGCATGTCAGCCATTTCGAGGTAGTAGAAGGTGAAAACATTCTTACCCCACGCATCCATCATACCGTCGTTTTCCTCGGGGTTAATACGGCAACCGGTGCTGATGACGAGAAAGTCGTAGTCGAACTGGTGATTGCGGGTCTTGACCTGCTTTTTGTCGGGATCGATATGGGTGATTTCATCGATCACGAAATTGATACCCGCGGTGATGTACTTTTTCCTCGACTTGGTCAAGGTGCTGGATTTCTGGATGCCGAACGGGACGAACAGCAGTCCAGGCTGATAAACGTGGTTGTCATCGCGATCGATAACGGTAATTTCCCAATCTGCCGGCAGATGGCGCCTCAGATTGTTCGACACGATCGTACCGGCGGTACCCGCCCCCAAAACGACGATTTTTTTTGACATACTCCAGCCTCCAGCGCTGTTCAGTTGTTGTTGAAATAGAAAATTCAATAAAGCGAAGCCGTAAACAATTGTTACGACCCAGGCACGCACAAACACCAATCCGCGACGTTCGCTGTGTCGCCAGACTCAACTATATAACCATATCGTTGAACAATTAGATAAATATATTAAACCATAAGCATAATTACAAGCAACGAATCAGCTATAAAGCCTTGTAAGGCAAGATTTTTTCAGAGAAAGCCTGAAAAGTTCCGTGAGAATCGCAGTTTTCATCAATTTTCAGATCAGGCTCCCCTGCCACCATCTGCTTTTCAGGCTTTGAAGCTCCGATCGGATGTGAATGAGAAGATGGAAAAATGCGATGGAAGCACAACTAAAAGGCGAAACTGAAGGATCGGTAAGCAGAAGACTTAAAGGCCGTTATGATGATCCGGAATTGAAACCTTGTCGGGCTGAACAAACGGCTGAAAACAAACAAGCCACCAGAAGTTGCTCAGGCTCCTGATGGCTTGGCTATGAAAAAATGCTCCGAGGAAAATCCCCCGGGTGAAATCACTTTGCGGGCTTCGTGCTGATTGCTTTGAGAATCAGAGATTCGAAATCCTCT
This portion of the Chlorobaculum parvum NCIB 8327 genome encodes:
- a CDS encoding DEAD/DEAH box helicase — encoded protein: MQFSALGLIDPLLKALDEEGYSSPTPIQAEAIPLLLEGHDLLGCAQTGTGKTAAFALPILQLLHQDQEHGRKRKIRCLVLTPTRELALQIGESFEAYGRHTGLKSTVIFGGVNQNPQTRTLAGGVDILVATPGRLLDLMGQEHLHLRDIEYFVLDEADRMLDMGFIHDVKKVLAALPKKKQSLFFSATMPPAIVNLAASILHQPKKVTVTPVSSTAEIINQHILFVDRENKNSLLEHLLQNRDISSVLAFTRTKHGADKVAKFLTRKNIKAEAIHGNKSQNARQRALGNFKSGETRVLVATDIAARGIDVDDLEYVINIDLPNVAETYVHRIGRTGRAGNRGTAYSFCNAEEKEYLRDIEKLIDKSITVIDNHPYPMMNFEVEAPKPIVSKKGNGGQQKPKEKEKKAKQDSATKSSGRKRRYFGKRG
- the atpD gene encoding F0F1 ATP synthase subunit beta yields the protein MRFDELLPSIYSVVKTGREMEVVIEILMQLDRRHVRGIALTPTEGLCRGMKALNTGAPLKAPVGKGTLSRMFDVFGNAIDRGGPLSNVTWRSVHGAPPPLSRRSTKAEVFQTGIKIIDLLVPLERGGKAGLFGGAGVGKTVLLTEMIHNMVSTESGVSIFCGIGERCREGEELYRDMSEAGVLDNMVMVFGQMNEPPGSRFRVGLAALTMAEYFRDDLHQDVLLLIDNIFRFIQAGSEISGMTGQMPSRLGYQPTIGTELSALEERIANTGTGAITSIQAVYVPADDFTDPAAVHTFSHLSASLVLSRKRAGEGFYPAVDPLSSGSKMAGESIVGRRHYDLAREVRRVLAQYAELKDIIAMLGLEQLSAEDRRLVGRARRLERFFTQPFFTTEQFSGLKGKSVPITDTIDGCERILRDEFENYPERALYMIGSIAEAQEKVEIEKNETAKQPEAGTMTQGSATVKPEGGN
- a CDS encoding F0F1 ATP synthase subunit A, translating into MHLSSDEVVLWQSGFLKLNLTIVTTWAVMLLLAGGSWLITRRLSTGITISRWQSVLEIIVTMARRQIGEVGLQKPEKYLPFIATLFLFIATANLCTVIPGYEPPTGSLSTTAALALSVFIAVPLFGIAESGLVGYLKTYAEPTPIMLPFNIVGELTRTMALAVRLFGNMMSGDMILVILLTISPLVFPVLMNILGLLTGMVQAYIFSILATVYIAAATRTREKSTS
- a CDS encoding alternate F1F0 ATPase, F1 subunit alpha, giving the protein MPDKSGHPLDKALDSVRQAREGWSADLALVEEGVVRTVLNGIVKVDGLPGVGYEELVRFHENLYGIAFNIDPGEVGVVLLGDYARLRTGDRAWRTGRVTDVPVGEQLIGRVIDPLGQPLDELGPVKTTKRWPIERPAPPIMDRDPVTVPLQTGIKVIDAIVPVGRGQRELILGDRQTGKTSVALSAMINQRQNEVLCIYCAIGQKAASVAKAVAVLRDHGAMEHTIVLVTEGNDPPGLQYIAPYAATSIAEYFMQQGRDVLIVYDDLTNHARAYRELSLLLKRPPGREAFPGDIFYIHSRLLERATHLRRELGGGSLTALPIIETEAQNISAYIPTNLISITDGQLYLSPTLFELGILPAVDIGKSVSRVGGKAQLAAYRAVTGSLKLAYAQFEELENFARFGTRLDEASRNIIEHGQRIRECFKQDEFDVLSLPEQMLILLALTEGSFERIGLEAIREAMDKVQASASELPEELVARILSGKELADDDRLFMLEIANRALEQFGKSS
- a CDS encoding glycerol dehydrogenase codes for the protein MLNKVFFPGKYIQGAGALDELPELIRSFGKCGLLLGSPTVLETILPDSGLDVQSGLLNTELFHGECSATELSRLEKVIRERKSDVLVGMGGGKTIDAAKVAADRAGVPVIIVPTIASTDAPCSGCAVVYSDDGAFESVAYQKSNPAAVLVDLNIIAKAPARFLVAGMGDALATWFEARSCSATKSPNSCGGLSTLTGLSLAQLCYDTLLQYGNAARIAAEQQVITPALEHIVEANILLSGVGFESGGLASAHSIHNGLTALPETHRFYHGEKVAFGTLAGLHLTDADPAEIETVYSFCEQVGLPTTLADIGLENADPAKLMPAAEKACAPSECIHNEAGTVTPNKVLHAMLAADAYGQQRRRKV
- a CDS encoding F0F1 ATP synthase subunit B family protein; this encodes MLIDWFTVVAQLVNFLILIWLLKRFLYQPVLKALDEREIKIATELEHAASVEAEASREKAEWQKKNDEFAQQRQQMMKQATDEATTRRSELLDEARQEYDALHSRLLETLKREEAERQEEAERRVSDEIFSVAGKLLTELADESLESRIIDKFCRKLEAGGPEIAGQLEGQNGAAKQAIVRSTFPLTPEQREKVSGTITTLLGVETPLSFEQSDKAGCGIELCVDGLCISWHFQAALDALKRAADEYRDRETDNGAADAR
- a CDS encoding F0F1 ATP synthase subunit gamma codes for the protein MSESIELLRSKIAHAGTLGSVVRTMKTLAAVNIRQYEEAVRALGDYYRTIELGLFGSLHLTENGHSAFRRQHSRKVLVIAIIFGSDQGLVGQFNDLIADTVKQEIATISGEITVIPVGERVQTRLEDAGVHTSTLFALPNSVNAITPLVGDLLTEVERLREKAPAIELRLFYNSPVSGEQYQAVSMHLLPFDEEWEKQVKSHVRKWPTSSPPEILNGVRTVQWALVREYLFVSLFRACAESLAAENASRLSAMQRAEKNIDDMLEELGQRYNERRQAEIDEELFDVVSGFQSLGENK
- a CDS encoding F0F1 ATP synthase subunit epsilon encodes the protein MLADSMHLKILLPYKVFAVKENVVDIVAETEKGSYGVLPNRLDCIAPLVPGILMYKTANEGETFVAVDQGILVKTGPEVVVSVRHAIGGVDLGQLESAVKQQFLDLDERERSVRGTMAKLESSFIRRYMELKHE
- a CDS encoding N-ATPase subunit AtpR; the protein is MTTNLLAILGGFALGLFYFGGLWLTVRKGLFSPHPALLFLTSSLLRTAGVIGGFLLISAGDPVRLLLAVGGFVAAKVTSIVLGRRDGASEHRGKKETPCI
- a CDS encoding AtpZ/AtpI family protein, with amino-acid sequence MNEREHGKLSADEKPLEKRVGDSELRKIMARKNANRSIWEGFAMFGIIGWAVAIPTLVGVAVGVWLDRHYPSPHSWTLTMIVIGVVIGCLNAWHWVSEENRNIDKEE
- a CDS encoding F0F1 ATP synthase subunit C, whose product is MDTLTIIAIVSIATAGLSIGIGVIGPALGQGRAVSSALTALAQQPDAASTITRTLFVGLAMIESIAIYCFVISIILIFANPFWNHAIAQVGGH